A window of the Chiloscyllium plagiosum isolate BGI_BamShark_2017 chromosome 13, ASM401019v2, whole genome shotgun sequence genome harbors these coding sequences:
- the b3gnt5a gene encoding lactosylceramide 1,3-N-acetyl-beta-D-glucosaminyltransferase A: protein MITVNRRGRKRQFLHLIFTCFFFSLVLLYWEQLDANVISHVKSYSYRYLINRYSFLNDSLTLNKEIAVSLHSYQFLITHANKCQDQDVLLLLFVKTSPENRPRRDAIRKTWGNEHYIYSEFNANIKVLFVLGVYKDPSQREAIQSRLLVEDLQHSDLIQQDFYDDFYNLTLKLIFQFKWANSFCQNAKFVMSSDDDVFVHTPNLVKYLLQLDKGIRNFWIGRVHRGAPPVRNKKSKYYVSYDMYQWPAYPDYTAGAAYVVSHDVAAKVYEALMTLNSSLYIDDVFMGICAKKMGVEPQQHMYFAGEGKTPYHPCIYNQMMTSHDHVKDIYHLWQEATDSKVTSLTSGFWGELYCRLVKVFLLCKPYYVDTYPCSAAFS, encoded by the coding sequence ATGATTACTGTGAACAGAAGAGGAAGAAAACGTCAGTTTCTGCACTTAATTTTTACATGTTTCTTCTTCTCCCTTGTCCTCCTTTATTGGGAGCAACTGGATGCAAATGTCATTAGTCATGTGAAATCTTATTCATACAGATATCTCATCAATAGATACAGTTTTCTGAATGATAGCTTGACTTTGAACAAGGAGATAGCAGTTAGCCTACATAGTTACCAGTTCTTGATAACTCATGCAAACAAATGCCAAGATCAAGATGTGTTGTTGCTTTTGTTTGTGAAGACATCTCCTGAAAACCGTCCTCGGCGGGATGCTATCCGTAAGACATGGGGCAATGAACATTATATATATTCGGAGTTCAATGCCAACATAAAAGTGCTGTTTGTTTTGGGTGTATATAAAGATCCCTCCCAGCGTGAAGCTATACAGAGTAGATTACTAGTGGAAGATTTACAACATTCGGACCTTATCCAGCAGGATTTCTATGATGACTTTTATAATCTTACGTTGAAACTAATCTTCCAGTTCAAATGGGCAAATAGTTTCTGCCAAAATGCTAAATTTGTCATGTCTTCTGACGATGATGTTTTTGTACACACTCCAAATTTAGTAAAATACCTCTTACAACTGGATAAAGGGATACGTAATTTCTGGATTGGTCGAGTACACAGAGGTGCACCCCCTGTAAGGAATAAAAAAAGCAAATACTATGTTTCCTATGACATGTACCAGTGGCCTGCTTATCCTGACTATACTGCAGGTGCTGCATATGTTGTGTCTCATGACGTGGCAGCGAAGGTTTATGAGGCCTTAATGACCCTAAACAGCAGTCTTTATATCGATGATGTTTTTATGGGCATATGTGCCAAAAAAATGGGagtagaaccacaacaacatatgTATTTTGCTGGTGAAGGAAAAACCCCTTACCATCCTTGTATTTATAATCAAATGATGACTTCTCACGACCATGTGAAAGATATCTACCACTTGTGGCAAGAGGCAACAGACTCAAAAGTGACTTCTCTCACCTCTGGATTTTGGGGGGAGCTTTACTGTCGGCTAGTCAAAGTGTTTCTTCTCTGCAAACCGTACTATGTAGATACATATCCTTGTAGTGCTGCATTTTCTTAA